The following is a genomic window from Xenopus laevis strain J_2021 chromosome 2L, Xenopus_laevis_v10.1, whole genome shotgun sequence.
TTGATGGCAGAGGAGTTTCCTGAGCCGAACTTTTGAGCAACCAGCATGACCTTAACGTAAGTATATAGGATGATTATGGCCACCAGTGATACGCTGACTATCAGGGTGTTCGATCTGATATGTTGCTGAGTGATATTAAGTATTAATATCTCTTTTGTACATATCACATGTAGAGAGTAAAATGTTCTGTCTGCCGAGAGGCTCAAGGAGATGAAATCGGCAACATTAGGGGCCATTGCCAAGGCCCAGAGCCCTGCAATAGTCACACCGGATCTGTGCCCAGAGCAAATCTCAACATATCTGAGTGGGTGGCAAATGGCTACGTATCGTTCCAGAGACATCACAGCCAGATTGTATGGAGTAATCTTAAATGTACATGACACCAGGGTGACTATAACATAACACACTGGGACGGGTATAAATGCAAAGTACAAGGAAGTTACCATGAGGTACAGGCCCAGTGACAGATAGAGGGTATCATTAATGAGCATGTGGGCAAAAAGCACATATCGAGCCGACTCTCGCACTTGGACAATGGAGAAGAAGACAAACAGGATAACTGATACCAAGCTGAGGAAAAGGCAAAACCCAGTGAGCATGAAGATCAAGGCAGTCATCCTAAACATCTCAGATTTGATGCCAACTGTGGTCCCCTGTGTTATGTTGCTGGGCAGGAGGGTAGAGTTCATTACAGGGATCCGGATCTTCTTCTCTATCTAgacctagtggaaaaaaaacagtgcGAGTGAAGGATGTCCTGGTATTATCTTCACCTTCCTAACATAGAGCAGAAAAGAGTGGAACTACTCATTGACTCCATCATTATAGGGTGACCCCTCTGAAGGGCCTTGGGCAGCGGCTGAGGGTCCAGGTCTGAAAGCCAGAAAGGATAAATTGGAGGAGAAGGCCAACATTGTCTCCTAGATGAAGGTCAGCTTGAAGGTTACATTGAGTGAAGTTTAGCGTGATCTGCTATACCGATACTAGATATATGGatctatgaatgaatgaatgaatgactaATAAAATGGTGTCTGGAACTATTAGTCgttcatagtgaaaaaaaaacagtgcgaGTGAAGGATGTCCTGGTATTATCGTCACCTTCCTAACATAGAGCAGAAATGAGTGGAACTACTCATTGACTCCATCATTATAGAGAAC
Proteins encoded in this region:
- the LOC108707619 gene encoding odorant receptor 131-2 — encoded protein: MTALIFMLTGFCLFLSLVSVILFVFFSIVQVRESARYVLFAHMLINDTLYLSLGLYLMVTSLYFAFIPVPVCYVIVTLVSCTFKITPYNLAVMSLERYVAICHPLRYVEICSGHRSGVTIAGLWALAMAPNVADFISLSLSADRTFYSLHVICTKEILILNITQQHIRSNTLIVSVSLVAIIILYTYVKVMLVAQKFGSGNSSAIKAGKTVLLHAFQLFLSMIALLTPFIVTSNKEYISILPISNFLFFTCLPRFIGPLIYGLRDELLFQCLRKLYSSGP